A single window of Leishmania infantum JPCM5 genome chromosome 35 DNA harbors:
- a CDS encoding putative 3-demethylubiquinone-9 3-methyltransferase: MKGVAADEVAKFASLQKHWWDPTGPLRSLHLLNPIRVRYVNNIVRSFGNVGGSSCDTSIGFSRDSGLTPQHQVLDVGCGGGILAESLARIGGTVTGIDACAESIEVAEKRRQQLEANFIASSQVFNWPQRLSYRHVSLFDVVEQEKRQFDVVVASEVIEHVSDARAFLQALCEATKPGGLLFLSTMDKSLKTAIAYIGVAEMLTGLVEPGTHDWRKFIPPDDVTKFAQRFGVRKVDQHYIVTYPDVCQSFVSCNFQVNFCLSKHVNTGHYLWAGRKSSPEAGMQASVPPGEGCVPHAPECNENAFSLQPRGNGSADATESS; this comes from the coding sequence ATGAAGGGTGTCGCTGCGGATGAGGTGGCGAAGTTCGCCTCTCTGCAGAAGCACTGGTGGGATCCGACGGGACCGCTGCGCTCTCTGCATCTCTTGAATCCGATCCGTGTGCGCTACGTGAACAACATTGTACGCTCTTTCGGCAAtgtcggcggcagctcgTGCGATACGTCGATTGGCTTTTCCAGGGACTCTGGGCTCACGCCACAACATCAAGTTCTGGAcgtcggctgcggcggcggtatTCTGGCAGAGAGCCTAGCCCGCATtggcggcaccgtcaccggCATCGACGCCTGCGCCGAGTCCATCGAGGTTGCGGAGAAGCGTCGtcagcagctggaggccaATTTCATAGCCTCCTCGCAGGTATTCAACTGGCCCCAGCGACTCTCGTACCGTCACGTATCCCTGTTTGACGTTGTGGAGCAGGAGAAGAGGCAGTTTGACGTAGTCGTGGCGAGTGAAGTAATCGAGCACGTGAGCGATGCACGGGCGTTTCTGCAGGCCCTCTGTGAGGCGACGAAGCCTGGTgggcttctcttcctctccaccATGGACAAATCGCTGAAGACGGCCATCGCATACATCGGGGTGGCCGAGATGCTCACTGGGCTCGTGGAGCCGGGCACACATGACTGGCGCAAATTCATTCCGCCAGATGACGTGACCAAGTTTGCGCAGCGCTTTGGTGTGCGCAAGGTGGACCAGCACTACATAGTCACCTACCCGGATGTCTGCCAGTCCTTCGTCTCGTGCAACTTCCAGGTAAACTTTTGCCTGTCCAAGCACGTGAACACGGGGCACTACTTATGGGCGGGTCGTAAGTCCTCCCCGGAAGCGGGAATGCAGGCATCCGTGCCTCCTGGCGAAGGATGTGTGCCACACGCACCCGAGTGCAACGAAAATGCGTTTtcgctgcagccgcgtgGAAATGGGAGCGCGGATGCAACGGAGTCTTCCTAG